CCAAACATCTTAGAACAATTATGCATGTCAATTCAAAGAAGAATCTTTGTGAAACACAAACGGTGGAGTCACCATAGGACCAAAACCACTAAGAAGAAGGACCTCCTATAGTGAATAGCCCAACAATTTCAAGGAACAAAGCTTCAATCACCGGCGAGACAGAACAACAAAGTGTTCCTACGCTTGACCGGAAGAGACGGAGTCGGATAACACGACATGCAACGCCACAAGGAAGCTTGACGATAGGATAGATCTCGATCAGATCTGAAGTTAAATGACAAGGAGTCAATCCAATCGACTTTGTATTCAACCGAAAGGCAGAAGATTGATACAAAGCCGGTACAAAGATAATTCGAATCCAACATGCAAAATCATTCAACCCGAAGCTAGGGCTTCAACAAAATAGATCTCATCTAAAACGACTAGAAAGGGCATGCACTGACAACCGATTGAAGCGTATGATGATCAGCTCCAACTTCAATCCCTTCGGAGAAGAGATCTACTGTTAAGTAGAAAGAAGCAAAAGAGAGATCATCCTCGATTATCACAGAAAAGACAAAAAAGATTAAACCCGACTCCGGTTCTGTGAAAGCCGCTGGAGTCGGAGAACCATAATCTGAGTTTGTGACTTTCTAGAGAGAAGGCAGATGTTGAGTAAGAGAAAAAAAAAATGAAAGTTATTGAAATTGACTGAATTTTTTGAATTTTTTGTTTGAGAAAACCATGTTCACAAAAGCCGAAATAACATGTATGTAGTCGATATTGAAAGATGTTCTTCCCGTGTCGGTTTGAATAAGCAGACTTGTAACGTTAAATGATATGTATTCCTTGTGAGCACACATATCGTGTGATGTAACAAAAAAAAATCATGTTAAAATCTAGGGAAAACTGTTTTTTAGAGTAAAAAAGTAGTAACTATGTCTTTTTAGACTAATCTATATTTTGTGTCATATTTTCCTATAATACCCTTTAATATTTATGAAAATAATTTTAATAAATAGTTTTACAAACAAAATTTTTTTGGAAAAATAGTAACATTTGTTAAAATACTTATATGAACTTAATGATATATTTTCCAGTTATAAAAAAGTTAAAATTATAAATTTCAGATTATGTTCTAAAAAAAATAGAAATGACATTCTACGAAGTAGAAAATGAAATCTACTTTTTTCATTGAATCTACAATGTTTAGAATACGTGATCTACGTAAATAGGAGTATTCTACAAATATGTAGAATACACATTCCGCGCTTAACCTACCATTCTAAAATTCTTAGAAATCAAAATCTACACATTAATCTAATTCTAAAACATGTAGAAACCGACTTCTACAGATTTACTATAAATCTAAAACATGTAGAAATCAAATTCTAAACATTACTATAATTCTAAAAAACTGTAGAAACTGATTTCTACATATTAGTTGTATTCTACGGATAAGAAATCAGTTCCTAAAAATATGGAAACAAAATATTTGAGAATATTCACTTTTATATTTTTTTAAAAATCGATTTTAAAAAAAAAAAAAAAAGCGAAAAAGGAACAAAAAAAAGTGACAAAAAAAACCTTGGCAACCTTCTTCGCCGTCTTCTATATTCCATTGATTCTTCACAAAATTTTCACAAAATTTTCACATTATTTCTACCATGATTCATGTCTATGCTTCATGTGGTGTTTGAGAATTGGTTGTATCTTCAGGTTGGAGTTTTAATGTTGATAAAAAAGGGGGAAGGTTACTTGTTTTGGAATTGAAGTCTTCTCTAGAAGAGTTACAGAAAAACGTTATAGAGGATTTTGCTCTAATTTATGCATTGTTTTATCAATTTGCTTCAGAAGGAAATCAAACGAATATAGACCCCATGGGTAATTCTGAAGCTTTTCCAAATCCATCGCCAACTTCATGTACAGATGCGGGATATTCACCTTCTCATCCTTCCCCATCACCACACCCATAATAACGCAAAGATATATCAGTCTCACCCTATCAACCCAAGTCCAGGTATTGCTCTCTTCCAAATGCTTCTTTTTAATGATCTGCAAATTTATTTTTCCATTTGTCTTTATCTGCTTGCTCCAAAAACCATCATCATCTTTCCATGTCACTAACCCACTGTTATTCTCTCGCTTCACTTTCAAACCAGTGACAGCATGATACTCTTGCAATCCAAAACGCAGAGGTCTCTTAGCGAAAGTGAACCACTTCTCATGTCTCTTGCTTGTCATCAACTCCTTACACAAGAAAGAGTGTACCAACCTCGCCGAAAACTTCAGATCATTCTTCTGGATAACCATAATCTGTGAAAAAATGGGATCTTTCATAACTTCATCGAATTCTGGCTCCATTTTTTCNNNNNNNNNNNNNNNNNNNNNNNNNNNNNNNNNNNNNNNNNNNNNNCTCACCGTATAAACGATTAGGCAACTCCAACTCCATACCTGAAAATTGAAAACAATACAACATATATCTATTAATAACAAATATCACAGCTGAGTTAAATAATGTCTTTTAATACTTTATCAATAACCAATGTCAAAGAATTAGCATTCTCACTGTATTAATTTCAATTTTATGGTGTTTTATTTTTATTTTTTTAAAACAAAACCTAAAATTCCTAAATCTATCCCAAAAATATGATTTAAGCCATGATTGTGTACAAAATCTTCTCTAATCATCACCTTAACACATGATTGAAGCCTAAACATCCTAACTAACTCAAAAAATTAACCTTTTACCTTTCTATTTTCAAACTCTAAAAAGAAGTGGAGATATAGTTTCATACCTTTGCAGAACGAACTAAAGAGTGATAGATTCGTAAAAAGCTCACGAAATCGTATGGGTTAGGCCAAATAATCGTCCAAATCAGAGTGAAATTGAGTGAGTTAGGTTAATGAACTTGGGTGAGAATTTGATTTTGTCTCCCTTTATTCGTGAATGGGAAATTATGGGTTTCATCCCAGAGAAATCGAGTTTAAAGAGTTGAAATCATGCTTGGTCGGTTCAAATCAAGTGGGAATCAATCCAGATATAATCATACAAAACCAAAAAAATCGATTTCGGATTCTTTCCTCGGCACGGGATCGATCGATCTATTCTTACAGATCGGTCGATATGTGTAAATCGACCTTCGCCGATCGAGTGAAATGGACCAGGTCGATCAGTATATATTTCGCGTTTTTTTTTGTTCTGAATAATGATCGGGATCGATCGATCCACTATAACTTGTAAAGTGGGATCGATCGACCCCCCTTGTCGAACTCAATATATATCTTTTTTTTTAAATTACAATTTTAAGGGCATTACTGCCATTTTGGAAAAAATTAGTCTAATAAGACATAAAATAATATAAATTAGTCTAAATAGACATAGTTACCATTTTTTTGCTCTAAAAAAACAGATTTTCCTAAATGTTACGAGGTTAAATTTTTCAACATCACAATAGGGTTTTCAGTTATTTTTATATTAAATTGACGCTGTTTTTAGATTCTGAAATTTGGTGTGCTAGGTTTAATATAATTTTCTTGGATGCTTTATTAAATAACTGTATCCTTAAATAGCAAAATTATATATTTGTTTTCAGTTACCAATTATATATTTTCGTAGTGTAAATAGCAAAATTAATATCCAGAAAAGAAAAAGTGCAAAACTTTCAAAAAGAGAACAAAAAAATGGCGCGATCTCGAAAACAAGGAAACGTTTCTGATTGGCTAAAAATGCAAGCACGAGGATCGCTATCTAATTTATCGTCAACCGTCGATAAGACCAAATCTAACGGATACAAACCTCCCCCTTTCCTCTCTCCCTCTCACCTATAAAAACACAAGGGAGGGGACGGGAACCAAACATCACAAATCTCATAACCTCTTTCATTGAACTATAATCTCTCTCTCGTCGCGATGGAAACCACCGGAAAAGTGAAGAAGGCATTCGGAGGAAGGAAAGCCGGCGGCCCAAAAACCAAATCGGTTTCGAAATCGATCAAGGCCGGTCTCCAATTCCCCGTAGGAAGAATCACTCGTTTCCTGAGGAAGGGACGGTACGCGCAGAGACTCGGTGGCGGAGCTCCGGTTTACATGGCCGCCGTCCTCGAGTACCTCGCAGCCGAAGTAAGTCTTCGTTCTCTCAGATCGGATTTTGTTTATAAAGAAAAAATCATTTTCTGATTTTGATATTTTTGTTTTGCATTTAGGTTTTGGAGCTTGCCGGTAACGCGGCGAGAGACAACAAGAAGTCGAGGATCATCCCGAGGCATCTTCTCTTGGCGATAAGGAACGATGAGGAGTTGGGGAAGCTTCTGAGCGGAGTCACGATCGCTCACGGTGGTGTGTTGCCTAACATCAACTCTGTGCTTTTGCCTAAGAAGTCTGCCAAGTCGACCGAGGATGTTGCGTCCAAGTCACCAGCCAAGTCTCCTAAAAAGGCTTAAATCTATAACATGTTTTCTTTTGTTTGGTTCGTGGTGTTGAAATCCGTGAATGAATGCATATGTAGAAAAATCTAGCTTTTTTTTTAAGTTTTAATTATGTAATTTGTGGTTTGATTTCTCTTTCAGATCCAACTTTCTTAGTTAAAACAATTTATAAAATCTTTCAATTTGCTTATCTTCCTGGTCTAATCCTTACAAAGGCCGCTTATCATGGATTATGAATTGTTCCTACACTTTTTTGTTTTACTCAAGCGGGGAAAATATCAAATGTTCCCATATAAGTCGACTTTCCTCAGAAAATTTCGTCCTATTTAAGTATAGGTTTAGATCATTTGTATGGCGTAGAATAGAAGATGGACGCGGTTTTGAAGAATGAGTTTGAAATGTATTGTCCAGTTTTACAAGATGAACGCTACGAGATCTGTTACTCTTCTGCGAAACACCTTTATGGTTTCGTGCAATTTGATTAAGAATAAGCTGCTGTTTATGTATGCCCTAGCTTACATGAACAATCAGGTTTGTACACAACAAATTCATAAAAGACATTCAAACAAATTATTTTTACTAGTTAACACATTAGAGTCAAATATGCCCAACCTAAAGGAGGTTTACATGAGAATTGATTATACATTCTTAAAATGAAATGGAATTTAAGATCTGTCACTCTTTCGAAATGCAACAGTGTAAAATGATTTTGGTGAAGAGTCTTAACTCGTTTTGTAATGACCCTGTGTGTTCACATCAGTTGTTGGTGGTTCTTCTTTCGCAGCCTCTACAAATATCAATCTGCCATCAACTATCTGAAAACAAAGTACCAAATGCAAATCTCAGTCCCAATTCTTTGAAAGATATACACCAATCTTGGATACATTCCTTCCGACTTGAATATTCTGATTCAAGATCATTTGAGTTTTATATAAAAAGCCACGAATGAATTAGATCATCACCTTGCCATCGAAAGCTTTCATTGCCTTTTGTGCATCATCCTCAGACTCAAAAGTCACAAAGCCGAAACCTTTAGGTCTCTGTGTTTGCGAATCCTTAATAAGACGAGCTATTATAATAAACACAGACAACAGACAACAGAATCAGCTTAGACACATATAAAGGAGAATGAGACATTAGAAGTTAATACCTTCTCTAATCTGACCAAAGGGTGAAAACAGCTGCCTTAGCGATTGATCTGTTGTGTAACCAGATAGTCCTTTGCAACATAACATATTTAAATGACAAAAAATGAGAAGCAGAAAATAAAAATGCAGAATCTGAGGATGAGAAAGGAATTTATCATACTGCTGACGAAGAGCTGTGTTGTGAACCTCTTAGCCATCGTTATTGCACAGGAAGATTCTTGAATTCGATACAAAGAAGTGAAACCTCCTGATGCGAGCTTAAGCTACTATGAAACGGCGTCGTTTCCGCGAAGGATGACTTTCGCTGTAGGGTTTCTCTCTTAGCAGCCATTTTTCTTACGATTCTGTTTACATTTGATT
This genomic interval from Brassica oleracea var. oleracea cultivar TO1000 chromosome C2, BOL, whole genome shotgun sequence contains the following:
- the LOC106326193 gene encoding cold-inducible RNA-binding protein-like yields the protein MAKRFTTQLFVSRLSGYTTDQSLRQLFSPFGQIREARLIKDSQTQRPKGFGFVTFESEDDAQKAMKAFDGKIVDGRLIFVEAAKEEPPTTDVNTQGHYKTS
- the LOC106324812 gene encoding probable histone H2A.7, with amino-acid sequence METTGKVKKAFGGRKAGGPKTKSVSKSIKAGLQFPVGRITRFLRKGRYAQRLGGGAPVYMAAVLEYLAAEVLELAGNAARDNKKSRIIPRHLLLAIRNDEELGKLLSGVTIAHGGVLPNINSVLLPKKSAKSTEDVASKSPAKSPKKA